A part of Nitrospirota bacterium genomic DNA contains:
- a CDS encoding NADH-quinone oxidoreductase subunit N, translating to MQIPFPLPDINPAMPEIVLCGLALFVLMADLILKKKETVALMSIISLGITFYITLTTRAGLTFSDMFISDGFSTFFKLIFYINAFLSILISVKYIKIEGTNLGEYYSLILFSTLGMMIMASGTDLIVIYLGLELMAISTYVLAGFIRHEIRSNEAALKYFLLGAFSSAFLLYGISMIYGTTGTTNVKEIATYITLKGLSGNTVLLLSMILFTVAFGFKIAAVPFHMWAPDVYEGAPTSITAFMSVGPKAAGFAAMARVFMEALGPIKVDWVSVLIPISILTMAVGNIIALSQTNIKRMLAYSSIAHAGYMLLGLIAGDAEGLSALMSYVMIYAFMNTGAFAVVIMLRREGFKGENIEDFLGLAKSHPLASALMLIFMFSLTGLPPTAGFIGKFYLFLSAVNAGYTWLVVIAVIFSAISAYFYLRVVMYMYMKEPKEEVALTVSGSMSLALAITAIMTIILGVFPSILLNLAKASILI from the coding sequence ATGCAGATTCCTTTTCCTTTGCCTGATATCAACCCTGCAATGCCAGAAATCGTATTGTGTGGCCTTGCCCTTTTTGTACTGATGGCTGACCTCATATTAAAAAAGAAAGAAACAGTTGCCCTGATGAGCATTATCAGTCTCGGAATTACTTTTTATATCACTCTCACAACCAGGGCTGGCCTGACCTTTTCAGATATGTTTATCTCAGACGGTTTTTCTACTTTCTTCAAGCTGATTTTTTACATCAATGCCTTTTTATCAATCCTTATATCTGTGAAATATATAAAGATAGAAGGGACAAACTTAGGCGAATATTACAGCCTTATACTATTTTCAACACTCGGCATGATGATTATGGCCTCAGGGACAGACCTGATAGTTATATATCTCGGCCTTGAGCTGATGGCCATTTCCACCTATGTCCTTGCAGGGTTTATAAGGCACGAGATAAGATCAAATGAGGCAGCCCTTAAGTATTTTCTGCTCGGCGCCTTTTCCTCGGCCTTTCTGCTTTACGGCATATCAATGATTTATGGAACCACAGGCACAACCAATGTAAAAGAAATAGCCACGTATATTACCCTCAAAGGGCTTTCTGGCAATACAGTGCTTCTCTTATCGATGATTCTTTTTACCGTGGCTTTTGGTTTCAAGATCGCTGCTGTGCCATTTCATATGTGGGCGCCTGACGTATATGAAGGTGCACCTACCTCGATTACAGCCTTTATGTCAGTAGGGCCGAAGGCCGCAGGCTTTGCTGCAATGGCAAGGGTCTTTATGGAGGCCCTCGGCCCTATAAAGGTTGATTGGGTTTCTGTGCTCATCCCGATTTCTATTCTTACAATGGCTGTCGGCAATATCATTGCCCTGTCTCAGACAAATATCAAGAGGATGCTTGCATATTCTTCCATTGCCCATGCAGGGTATATGCTCCTCGGCCTTATTGCAGGCGATGCCGAGGGGCTGTCAGCGCTGATGAGCTATGTGATGATTTACGCCTTTATGAATACAGGTGCCTTTGCTGTTGTAATAATGCTGAGGAGGGAAGGCTTTAAAGGAGAGAACATAGAGGACTTTCTCGGCCTTGCAAAGTCGCACCCGCTTGCCTCGGCATTGATGCTCATATTTATGTTCTCCCTTACAGGGCTACCTCCGACCGCAGGTTTTATCGGCAAATTCTATTTATTCCTGAGCGCAGTAAATGCAGGTTATACATGGCTTGTTGTGATAGCTGTCATATTCAGCGCTATTTCTGCTTACTTTTACCTGAGGGTCGTGATGTATATGTACATGAAGGAGCCAAAAGAAGAAGTGGCCCTTACAGTATCAGGCTCAATGAGCCTTGCACTTGCAATTACAGCCATCATGACCATTATCCTCGGGGTTTTCCCTTCTATTCTCCTGAACCTGGCAAAGGCCTCAATTCTGATTTGA
- a CDS encoding NADH-quinone oxidoreductase subunit M → MEQVIMNNLAYPILSTIVFMPVFGVLLLLLINRDKESLIKWTALIVTVITFILSIPLFTNFDKTTHKMQFVERYNWIPAWNIKYYLGVDGISVLLVLLTTLSAILCVLISWHSIKIKVKEFYIAILLTEGAIAGVFCSLDFFLFYIFWEAMLVPMFLIIGVWGGPNRIYATIKFILYTLVGSVLMLVGIIFLYFYAGKTFDILELATKTYPYKVQFWLFWAFFAAFAVKVPMFPVHTWLPDAHTEAPTAGSVILAAILIKMGAYGFLRFSIPLFPEASKAMTPAMLTLSVIAIIYGAVICLAQKDLKRLIAYSSVSHMGFVTLGIFALNSQGMEGGILQMINHGIVTGALFLSVGIIYDRTHSRQISDHGGLATPMPIYAAFFMVFTLAAIGLPGTNGFIGEFLIILGGFTANKWAGVLAATGIIIGAGYMLWLYQRLFFMSVHEKVIGISDMDIREISTLLPLVILVFWIGVYPNAFLSFTHASVQHLIERVNTAQEGVSLAKLFWR, encoded by the coding sequence AGACAAGGAGTCACTTATAAAATGGACCGCCCTGATAGTGACTGTGATAACATTCATCCTTTCAATCCCCCTGTTTACAAACTTCGATAAGACGACACATAAGATGCAGTTTGTCGAAAGATATAATTGGATTCCTGCATGGAATATAAAATATTATTTAGGTGTTGATGGGATAAGCGTCCTCCTTGTCCTCCTTACCACACTATCTGCAATCCTCTGCGTTCTCATATCATGGCATTCTATAAAGATAAAGGTAAAAGAGTTCTATATAGCCATTCTATTGACAGAAGGCGCAATTGCAGGCGTCTTCTGCTCCCTTGATTTCTTCCTCTTCTATATATTCTGGGAGGCAATGCTCGTACCCATGTTTTTAATTATAGGGGTCTGGGGAGGACCGAACAGGATTTATGCAACAATAAAATTCATCCTTTATACGCTCGTTGGTAGCGTGCTGATGCTTGTCGGGATAATATTCCTTTATTTCTATGCAGGCAAGACATTCGATATCCTTGAACTGGCGACAAAGACATACCCTTATAAAGTACAGTTCTGGCTCTTCTGGGCATTTTTTGCTGCCTTTGCAGTAAAGGTTCCGATGTTTCCTGTCCATACCTGGCTTCCAGATGCACATACAGAGGCACCCACTGCTGGCAGCGTCATCCTTGCGGCTATACTCATAAAGATGGGTGCATACGGTTTTCTCAGGTTCTCTATACCGTTATTCCCTGAGGCTTCAAAGGCAATGACTCCTGCAATGTTAACCCTTTCTGTTATAGCTATAATATATGGCGCTGTCATATGCCTTGCCCAGAAAGACCTGAAGAGGCTGATCGCATATAGCTCTGTAAGCCACATGGGTTTTGTAACACTCGGGATTTTTGCCCTCAACAGTCAGGGGATGGAAGGCGGAATCTTACAGATGATAAACCACGGGATTGTAACAGGCGCGCTATTCTTGAGCGTTGGAATAATCTATGACAGGACACATTCGAGGCAGATTAGTGACCATGGCGGTCTCGCAACACCAATGCCGATATATGCTGCATTTTTTATGGTCTTTACACTTGCTGCAATAGGACTTCCAGGGACGAATGGATTCATAGGTGAATTCCTCATAATCCTCGGTGGCTTTACTGCGAATAAATGGGCAGGTGTACTTGCTGCAACAGGAATAATTATAGGCGCTGGCTATATGCTCTGGCTTTATCAGAGGCTTTTCTTTATGAGCGTGCACGAAAAGGTTATAGGTATTTCGGATATGGACATAAGGGAAATCTCAACCCTCCTGCCGCTTGTCATCCTTGTATTCTGGATAGGGGTTTATCCGAATGCATTTCTCAGCTTTACGCATGCCTCTGTGCAGCATTTAATTGAGAGGGTAAACACGGCCCAGGAGGGCGTGTCCCTGGCAAAACTCTTCTGGAGGTAA